One Candidatus Planktophila limnetica DNA segment encodes these proteins:
- a CDS encoding dihydrofolate reductase family protein, whose protein sequence is MSVTATIVMGADGCTSLNGTSTQVTSPADRQNFLQRRRMVDCIIIGGNTARNEPYVKTPVPLVVISRQSHPNLPAAHVWNIDPCDGVIRAAKEFGENILIEGGASFISYLLDKNVIDSLELSLTPATGGSDVFDFAKYLARADSLDEKKVDGTIFYTAHFKKQK, encoded by the coding sequence ATGAGCGTCACAGCAACGATTGTTATGGGCGCCGATGGCTGCACTTCACTTAATGGCACCTCCACTCAGGTGACATCGCCAGCCGATAGGCAGAATTTTCTTCAACGCCGCCGGATGGTTGATTGCATCATCATCGGCGGAAATACGGCCCGCAACGAACCATATGTAAAGACTCCGGTGCCTTTGGTAGTCATTTCACGCCAAAGTCATCCAAACCTACCTGCCGCTCATGTGTGGAATATCGATCCGTGCGATGGGGTAATCAGGGCTGCAAAAGAGTTTGGAGAAAATATTCTTATTGAAGGTGGCGCCTCATTCATTTCTTATCTACTCGATAAGAATGTAATTGATTCACTTGAACTCAGTCTTACACCGGCCACCGGTGGATCTGATGTTTTTGATTTTGCCAAATATCTTGCGCGAGCAGACTCTTTAGATGAGAAAAAAGTGGACGGAACTATTTTTTACACGGCGCACTTTAAGAAGCAGAAATAA
- a CDS encoding response regulator yields MKQPLTVLIIDDHESVRAGVKVALARAGHICVGEAATIAEARAQIAHTNPQIIVVDLSLPDGNGLEIVTWARSLSQRIGIVVLTLNSAKDYLLTVMKSGASAYVEKNAPLAELISAIEHSAISPLSFSAQGISGVITRDLEANSLTHRETQVLQKLADGLSAGDIGLELFITQATVKTHLASIYRKLESKNRIQAIIVARKNGLLIN; encoded by the coding sequence ATGAAACAACCGCTTACCGTATTAATCATTGATGACCATGAAAGTGTCAGAGCCGGTGTAAAGGTTGCACTTGCACGTGCAGGACATATTTGTGTGGGTGAAGCAGCCACTATCGCCGAGGCTCGCGCTCAGATTGCACACACTAATCCGCAGATAATAGTTGTTGATCTATCTCTGCCTGATGGAAATGGATTAGAAATTGTTACTTGGGCACGTTCGCTTTCACAGCGCATTGGAATAGTTGTTCTGACATTAAATAGTGCAAAGGATTATTTACTCACTGTCATGAAATCTGGAGCTAGCGCATATGTTGAAAAAAACGCACCTCTTGCAGAATTAATCTCTGCCATTGAGCACTCAGCGATTTCACCACTGTCATTTAGCGCCCAAGGCATCTCTGGTGTGATCACGCGAGATTTAGAAGCAAATTCTCTGACCCACAGAGAAACGCAAGTCCTTCAAAAGTTAGCCGATGGCTTAAGTGCTGGTGATATCGGATTAGAACTATTTATTACCCAAGCAACCGTTAAGACACACCTAGCTTCAATTTATAGAAAACTTGAATCCAAAAATAGAATCCAAGCAATTATCGTGGCGAGAAAAAATGGTTTACTAATCAACTAA
- a CDS encoding DUF3000 domain-containing protein, giving the protein MDSFAFDKLIDHLRLITPRPEIILEEVPAPQKLAAYSFAFSADVSNGLLGDAEDELASGRFVLLHEPGGQDTWEGEFRCVTFVRADVDPVMQEDPLLPEVGWSWFLESITNTGCEFNAPSGTVTRVSSASFGKLSPRHDESEMEIRASWSPIVEDPRDLIKHIEGWCNLIAEVSGLPPVPEGVSAITSAKRK; this is encoded by the coding sequence GTGGATTCATTTGCCTTTGATAAGTTAATCGATCATTTACGATTAATTACTCCACGACCAGAAATCATTCTTGAGGAAGTACCTGCTCCACAAAAATTAGCCGCCTACTCTTTTGCATTTTCAGCCGATGTTAGTAATGGGTTATTAGGCGATGCCGAAGATGAACTAGCGAGTGGACGATTTGTACTCTTACACGAACCTGGCGGACAAGACACCTGGGAGGGTGAGTTTCGCTGCGTGACATTTGTTCGTGCAGATGTTGATCCAGTGATGCAAGAAGATCCACTTTTGCCTGAAGTGGGTTGGAGTTGGTTTCTTGAATCCATCACAAACACTGGCTGTGAATTTAACGCCCCCAGTGGAACAGTGACACGTGTTTCAAGTGCATCATTTGGAAAACTATCTCCACGTCATGATGAGTCTGAAATGGAAATTCGTGCTTCATGGAGTCCCATCGTTGAAGACCCACGAGATTTGATTAAACATATTGAAGGTTGGTGCAATTTAATTGCCGAAGTTTCAGGATTGCCACCAGTTCCAGAGGGTGTATCTGCAATTACTTCTGCCAAGCGAAAATAA
- a CDS encoding 3-hydroxyacyl-CoA dehydrogenase NAD-binding domain-containing protein, with amino-acid sequence MSTSTDLTLPEGAPEEVITQALLRPIDLTPFGFKGTLALITLDNGLDHTRPNTFGAKSLAALNASISAAIATAPAAIAITGKPFIFAAGADLSALAFLSKREQSLAIGKLGHDVFRRLGEIEIPTFSFINGLALGGGLEVGLHCNYRTLSSTAFTGLPEVFLGLVPGWGGATLLPQLIGPEKAVQVIMLNALNNNTMMKAKDALTLGVVDAVYEPADFLEKSVAFAASVLSGATKIERKDFSNDPAWDSALATGRAAALKKYGGAEIAAPTRALKLIAESKTATRSSGFDAEDQALADLTMADPLRASLYAFNLIQKKRKKVEGAPKPALGRKVTKVGVVGAGLMASQLALLFVRNLKCPVVMTDIDQARADKGVAWVHAELAKLVEKRRMSKESADRLSALVSGSADQSVFAGCDFVIEAIFEELSLKQELFKKLENIVSPECVLATNTSSLSVQAMSQGLKNPERVVGFHFFNPVAIMPLLEVARTEHTDDATTATAVTVGKELKKTMVITKDAPGFVVNRLLTRFMGEITDAMDEGTPPEIADNAMRSIGFPMSPFELLGLVGPGVALHVSETLNKNLGPRYKISPTMQAMVKGGIRTFYIKDDKGAFVANPEAVALIVAGNKASTAEEVRSRALTALAEEARMMLDEGVVATPAEIDLCMLLGAGWPMHLGGILPYLDREGISEAVCAKRFHQPGIASLP; translated from the coding sequence ATGAGCACATCTACAGATCTCACACTTCCAGAGGGTGCTCCAGAAGAAGTTATTACTCAGGCACTCCTTCGCCCCATTGATTTAACTCCATTTGGATTTAAAGGCACATTGGCACTTATTACTTTAGATAACGGTTTAGATCACACGCGCCCAAACACATTTGGTGCAAAGTCTCTTGCAGCTCTCAACGCTTCAATAAGTGCAGCTATAGCAACGGCGCCTGCTGCCATAGCAATTACTGGCAAGCCATTTATATTTGCCGCAGGAGCGGATCTATCTGCACTTGCATTTCTGAGCAAGCGTGAGCAATCACTAGCAATCGGAAAATTAGGTCACGATGTCTTTCGTCGACTCGGCGAAATTGAAATCCCAACATTTTCATTTATCAATGGTTTAGCACTCGGTGGTGGATTAGAAGTTGGTCTTCACTGCAATTACAGAACTCTCTCCTCCACGGCCTTTACCGGTTTGCCAGAGGTTTTCCTTGGACTAGTTCCTGGTTGGGGTGGTGCAACACTTCTTCCTCAACTCATCGGTCCTGAAAAAGCTGTTCAAGTCATCATGCTCAATGCTCTAAATAACAACACAATGATGAAAGCAAAGGATGCTCTGACATTAGGTGTTGTTGACGCGGTCTATGAACCAGCAGACTTCCTCGAAAAATCTGTGGCCTTTGCTGCTTCTGTCTTAAGTGGCGCCACAAAAATTGAACGAAAAGATTTCAGTAATGATCCGGCATGGGATAGCGCATTGGCGACTGGCCGGGCTGCGGCTCTTAAAAAATATGGAGGTGCAGAAATTGCAGCCCCTACTCGCGCACTAAAACTTATCGCAGAGTCAAAAACTGCGACACGTTCAAGCGGATTTGATGCCGAAGATCAAGCACTTGCAGATTTGACCATGGCAGATCCACTGCGCGCCTCTTTATATGCATTTAACTTGATTCAAAAGAAGCGTAAAAAAGTAGAGGGTGCACCTAAGCCTGCTCTTGGTCGCAAAGTGACAAAGGTAGGCGTTGTTGGGGCCGGATTAATGGCTTCACAACTTGCACTCTTATTTGTTCGAAATCTTAAATGTCCTGTTGTGATGACAGATATTGATCAAGCGCGTGCAGACAAAGGAGTTGCCTGGGTCCACGCAGAGTTAGCAAAACTCGTTGAGAAACGACGCATGTCGAAAGAGAGTGCCGATCGCCTTTCAGCACTTGTCTCTGGCTCTGCTGATCAAAGCGTATTTGCAGGATGCGATTTTGTGATTGAGGCTATCTTTGAAGAACTCTCACTCAAGCAAGAGTTATTTAAGAAACTAGAAAATATAGTTTCACCTGAGTGTGTTCTAGCAACTAATACTTCATCGCTTTCTGTGCAAGCCATGAGTCAGGGACTTAAGAATCCTGAACGAGTAGTTGGCTTTCACTTCTTTAATCCAGTGGCAATCATGCCGCTGCTAGAAGTTGCGCGCACAGAACACACTGATGATGCAACTACTGCAACAGCGGTTACTGTTGGTAAAGAGTTAAAGAAGACGATGGTTATCACTAAAGATGCTCCAGGTTTTGTGGTCAATCGTTTGCTTACTCGTTTCATGGGCGAAATCACAGATGCAATGGATGAAGGCACTCCCCCAGAAATTGCCGATAATGCCATGCGATCAATTGGTTTTCCTATGTCTCCATTTGAATTACTTGGTCTTGTTGGTCCAGGTGTTGCTCTACATGTTTCAGAGACCCTCAATAAAAACCTCGGACCACGTTACAAAATTTCACCAACTATGCAAGCAATGGTCAAGGGCGGTATTCGTACGTTCTATATTAAAGATGACAAGGGCGCCTTTGTTGCAAATCCAGAAGCAGTTGCACTTATTGTCGCTGGCAACAAAGCATCAACTGCCGAAGAAGTTCGCTCCCGTGCACTGACAGCACTTGCAGAGGAGGCACGCATGATGCTCGATGAAGGTGTCGTAGCAACTCCTGCAGAGATTGATTTATGCATGTTACTCGGCGCTGGTTGGCCTATGCATCTAGGTGGAATATTGCCGTACTTAGATCGTGAAGGAATTAGCGAAGCTGTGTGCGCGAAACGTTTTCATCAGCCGGGAATTGCATCCCTTCCTTAA
- a CDS encoding glycosyltransferase family 4 protein has translation MVNVYKKILVVTNDFGPRTGGIETFIIGLLERIKGHEVIVFTSAQGDTSEYDQKWLNQYGVRVIRDRSKILLPSWRTTRRAKEIVKLHNIDVIIFGAAAPLALMAPALRKLGVKKIVALTHGHEVWWAKIFPFNLAMRRIGSAVDHLTYLGEFTRNAIAQSLTQRSADAMVKIAPGIDTSHFIPQPDSMQKRITLGLEDKKIIISVGRLVHRKGQDKLIQAMPAVLQKVPNAHLLLVGEGPYRSHLEKLAKKLSVQENVTFAGRILYDKLPSYLSAADLFAMPSRSRFFGLEVEGLGIVYLEASACGIPVVAGNSGGAPDAVLEGVTGLCVDGTDVNCIAQAVIDICSDAKRASNMGSAGRNWVVDQWRWEIWSKEFNALLVD, from the coding sequence GTGGTAAACGTTTATAAAAAGATTCTGGTTGTAACAAATGATTTTGGCCCGCGGACCGGGGGGATCGAAACATTTATCATTGGACTACTGGAGAGAATCAAAGGGCACGAAGTTATAGTTTTTACATCCGCGCAAGGCGATACATCAGAGTATGACCAAAAGTGGCTTAATCAATATGGCGTGCGAGTAATTCGTGATCGAAGCAAAATTTTATTGCCTTCGTGGCGCACAACAAGACGAGCTAAAGAGATTGTTAAGTTACACAACATTGATGTGATCATCTTCGGCGCTGCAGCGCCACTTGCCTTGATGGCTCCGGCCCTGCGCAAATTAGGTGTTAAGAAAATTGTTGCTCTTACGCATGGACACGAAGTTTGGTGGGCAAAAATCTTCCCATTTAATCTTGCCATGAGACGAATTGGTAGCGCAGTGGACCACCTAACCTATCTTGGTGAATTTACTCGAAATGCCATTGCACAATCTTTGACTCAAAGAAGTGCTGATGCCATGGTCAAAATAGCTCCAGGAATTGATACATCGCACTTCATTCCACAACCAGATTCGATGCAAAAACGCATAACACTTGGTTTAGAAGATAAAAAAATCATCATCAGCGTTGGTCGACTTGTTCACCGCAAGGGCCAAGATAAATTAATACAAGCCATGCCGGCAGTTTTGCAGAAGGTTCCTAATGCGCATCTTCTATTAGTTGGAGAAGGCCCTTATCGATCTCACCTAGAAAAATTAGCAAAGAAGTTATCGGTTCAGGAGAATGTAACTTTTGCCGGGCGAATTTTGTATGACAAGTTGCCAAGTTATCTTTCAGCCGCTGATCTCTTTGCCATGCCTTCTCGTTCCCGATTCTTTGGGTTAGAAGTTGAAGGCCTTGGAATTGTTTATCTAGAAGCTAGTGCATGTGGGATACCCGTTGTTGCGGGAAATTCTGGGGGCGCACCCGATGCCGTACTTGAAGGTGTTACCGGGTTGTGTGTCGATGGCACCGATGTTAATTGCATTGCACAAGCAGTAATAGATATTTGTAGCGATGCTAAGCGAGCATCAAACATGGGATCTGCAGGGCGTAACTGGGTTGTTGACCAATGGAGATGGGAAATTTGGTCTAAAGAATTTAATGCACTTTTAGTTGATTAG
- a CDS encoding thiolase family protein: MSRSVVLVDAVRTPFGKAGSLYAGTRADDLIVRAMRGLLERNPKIAPTDIDDVAIAAATQSGDQGMNIGRSATLLAGLPNSVPGYSIDRWCAGALTAMTTIAGSIAMGAYDVGIAGGVEHMGNHPMGEGMDPNPRYLAEKIVEQDALAMGNTAERLHDRFPAITKERADRYALGSQEKTAKAYAAGKIQKDLIPTATRNPELGWSIATVDEPPRPGTTMEALAALKTPFRPAGRVTAGNAAGLNDGATVSLLASEDFAKEKGLSIKARLVTFAFAGVEPEVMGYGPVPATEKALKKAGLTIADIGLFEINEAFAVQVLAFLDHFGIADDDPRVNPVGGAIAVGHPLASSGVRLALNLARGFEEHPEVRYGITTMCIGLGMGGTIIWENPHFTKGAK, translated from the coding sequence ATGTCACGTTCAGTGGTTTTAGTCGATGCCGTACGTACTCCATTTGGAAAAGCTGGCAGTTTGTACGCCGGCACACGCGCTGATGATTTGATCGTTCGTGCGATGCGAGGGCTACTAGAGCGCAATCCAAAGATTGCTCCAACAGATATTGATGATGTTGCAATTGCTGCTGCAACTCAAAGTGGCGATCAAGGAATGAACATTGGTCGAAGCGCAACTCTTCTAGCTGGATTACCAAATTCGGTTCCTGGTTATTCAATTGATCGCTGGTGCGCTGGTGCGCTTACTGCAATGACAACTATTGCTGGATCAATTGCAATGGGAGCCTACGACGTCGGCATCGCAGGCGGTGTGGAACATATGGGAAATCACCCAATGGGTGAAGGTATGGATCCAAATCCACGTTATCTTGCAGAAAAAATTGTTGAACAAGATGCACTTGCTATGGGAAATACTGCAGAGCGTTTACACGATCGCTTCCCTGCAATTACTAAAGAGCGTGCAGATAGATATGCACTTGGTTCTCAAGAAAAAACTGCGAAAGCATACGCGGCAGGGAAAATACAAAAAGATTTGATTCCCACTGCCACACGAAATCCTGAGCTCGGTTGGTCAATTGCAACAGTTGATGAACCACCACGCCCGGGCACAACTATGGAAGCACTTGCAGCGCTTAAAACACCATTTCGCCCAGCTGGTCGAGTTACTGCCGGAAATGCTGCGGGTTTAAATGATGGCGCGACGGTTTCACTCTTGGCTAGTGAAGATTTTGCAAAAGAAAAAGGACTTTCTATTAAAGCCCGCTTGGTAACTTTTGCATTCGCTGGCGTAGAACCAGAAGTAATGGGTTACGGACCAGTTCCTGCAACTGAGAAAGCACTTAAAAAAGCCGGCTTAACAATTGCCGATATCGGCCTCTTTGAAATTAATGAAGCATTCGCAGTTCAGGTTCTAGCTTTCCTTGATCACTTTGGAATTGCAGATGATGATCCTCGAGTAAATCCAGTTGGTGGCGCAATTGCCGTTGGCCATCCACTTGCATCCTCTGGTGTTCGTCTTGCACTTAATTTAGCGCGTGGTTTTGAAGAGCATCCTGAGGTGCGTTATGGCATAACAACTATGTGCATTGGCCTTGGTATGGGCGGAACAATTATTTGGGAAAACCCACACTTTACGAAGGGTGCAAAGTAA
- a CDS encoding C40 family peptidase: protein MRFIGYRVGISVALTSALISSVFVAPQSHAAPTLAEIQIKVRQLEEDATSAAEGAQEAKVKIAVLTKTLTGIKQKAAVQGQNVSELSKSLGAIAIDQYKNGGLSQSLELLFSSDPTLYLSAAGSLDALTRRKSIQLNKFQAAEQRLNATTLTVEDKLALIAAAQKKYQAQARLAQSKLAEAERLLAQLKKEDRDRLARLAEEQENADQASSLEAAKGAQGVSGRAGVALKYALKQIGDRYVFGADGLTTWDCSGLTMRAFQASGVSLPHSSAAQFRYGKLISRSNLKAGDLVFFGSPISHVGIYLGGGKMVHAPRSGSRVKVATMDMGRKKFRGGKRL, encoded by the coding sequence ATGCGTTTCATTGGCTATCGAGTGGGGATCAGCGTTGCGCTTACAAGTGCCCTGATTTCATCTGTATTCGTAGCTCCCCAATCTCACGCGGCGCCAACACTTGCTGAAATTCAAATCAAGGTTCGCCAATTAGAAGAAGATGCAACATCGGCAGCAGAAGGTGCACAAGAAGCAAAAGTCAAGATAGCCGTGCTAACAAAGACGCTGACAGGAATCAAGCAAAAGGCAGCAGTGCAGGGTCAAAATGTTTCCGAACTCTCAAAATCACTGGGAGCTATTGCAATTGATCAGTATAAAAATGGCGGATTAAGCCAGAGCTTGGAACTTTTATTCTCATCTGATCCAACACTTTATTTATCTGCTGCGGGTTCACTAGATGCACTCACTCGCCGTAAATCTATTCAATTAAATAAATTTCAAGCAGCAGAACAACGCCTTAATGCAACAACGCTCACTGTCGAAGACAAGCTTGCTCTGATTGCGGCCGCGCAAAAGAAGTATCAGGCACAAGCTCGTTTGGCTCAATCTAAATTAGCTGAAGCCGAAAGATTGCTGGCGCAATTAAAGAAAGAAGATAGAGACAGATTGGCACGTCTTGCAGAAGAGCAAGAAAATGCAGATCAAGCGTCATCTCTTGAAGCCGCTAAAGGCGCACAGGGAGTCTCAGGGCGAGCAGGTGTTGCTCTTAAATATGCGTTGAAGCAAATCGGCGATAGATATGTTTTTGGTGCAGATGGATTAACTACGTGGGATTGTTCTGGTTTAACTATGCGTGCTTTTCAAGCATCAGGGGTTTCGCTGCCTCACTCTTCAGCAGCGCAATTTCGTTATGGAAAACTAATTTCGCGATCAAATCTTAAGGCTGGTGATTTAGTATTTTTTGGCTCTCCAATTTCCCACGTTGGAATTTATCTTGGCGGTGGCAAAATGGTTCACGCACCACGTTCAGGTTCACGTGTGAAGGTTGCAACGATGGACATGGGACGCAAAAAATTTAGAGGTGGTAAACGTTTATAA
- the efeU gene encoding iron uptake transporter permease EfeU, protein MLSTFLIALREGLEAALIIGILVAYLVKTGRNHLLTPLWVGVGLAIAASLALGGFLSFTSAELSPRGEEFFAGTTSFLAVGFVTWMIFWMKRAARGLRDELHGKVDSAVGAGSLAIAVTAFVAVVREGLETALFIYTNFKTVGAASSATIGLILGLALAVALGYLIYNRSVKINLSKFFQITGTALVVVAAGVLSYGIHEYQELGWLPGAESFIWDVTSWMAKDSILATVLAGSIGFDTTTSWLQFLVAGAYIAVILWLYLKPARVSKKELISA, encoded by the coding sequence ATGTTAAGTACATTTCTTATCGCGCTACGTGAGGGGCTAGAAGCCGCCCTCATCATTGGAATCCTTGTTGCCTACCTTGTAAAAACTGGTCGCAATCACTTGCTTACTCCACTGTGGGTTGGCGTGGGCCTAGCAATTGCTGCAAGTTTGGCACTCGGTGGTTTTCTCTCATTCACATCTGCAGAACTAAGCCCTCGCGGTGAAGAGTTCTTTGCTGGCACAACTTCTTTCTTAGCAGTTGGTTTCGTTACATGGATGATTTTTTGGATGAAGCGAGCAGCACGTGGTTTGCGCGATGAACTTCACGGAAAAGTTGATTCAGCCGTTGGAGCCGGATCATTAGCTATTGCCGTTACTGCCTTTGTAGCCGTTGTTCGCGAAGGCCTAGAAACAGCGTTATTTATCTATACAAACTTTAAAACCGTTGGGGCTGCATCATCTGCCACTATCGGATTAATTCTTGGCCTTGCCTTAGCAGTTGCACTCGGTTATTTAATTTATAACCGTTCGGTCAAAATCAATTTGAGCAAATTTTTCCAGATCACTGGAACCGCATTGGTAGTTGTTGCAGCAGGAGTTCTCTCCTATGGCATTCACGAGTATCAAGAGTTGGGCTGGCTTCCTGGGGCTGAGTCATTTATTTGGGATGTCACAAGTTGGATGGCAAAAGATTCAATTCTGGCCACCGTTCTTGCAGGCTCCATTGGATTTGATACCACCACGTCATGGTTGCAATTCCTTGTAGCCGGTGCCTACATCGCAGTCATTTTGTGGCTCTATCTCAAGCCCGCTCGAGTCTCAAAGAAAGAACTAATTTCAGCGTAG
- a CDS encoding DMT family transporter: MGSLLALLSSALWGTADFFGGKLSKKYAPILVLGMTQAIGLLFGITLVLLSGELFGSNPPNAFGDGGYFFAGAIAGVTGYIGLICLYAGLSTGRMGVVSPISALSAVIPLTVALVTGEVLTTAQGIGVVIAMVGAFCASGPELSQGLSPKPIFLALGAAAGFGTAMTFMAIGSESSALMTMVMMRATTFIVTIFLVIRYRTVGNFEKSEIPVLLFIGVSDFLANLLLGVATNFGLVSLVMVLGSIYPIVTALLAFIILKERLHRVQYVGIVFAVAGVALISAS; the protein is encoded by the coding sequence ATGGGTTCATTGCTAGCACTCTTATCCAGCGCTCTTTGGGGCACGGCAGATTTCTTTGGCGGAAAATTAAGTAAGAAGTACGCACCAATTCTTGTTTTGGGTATGACTCAGGCAATTGGTTTGTTATTCGGAATTACATTGGTGTTATTAAGCGGTGAACTATTTGGTTCCAATCCTCCGAATGCATTTGGAGATGGTGGATATTTCTTTGCGGGTGCTATTGCCGGCGTAACGGGTTACATCGGTTTGATTTGCTTGTATGCCGGCTTATCTACAGGTCGCATGGGAGTTGTCTCACCTATTAGCGCACTTAGCGCAGTCATACCTTTAACTGTGGCACTTGTTACCGGTGAAGTACTAACAACAGCGCAAGGAATTGGCGTCGTCATAGCCATGGTTGGAGCATTTTGTGCAAGTGGTCCCGAGCTATCGCAAGGACTATCTCCGAAGCCAATTTTCTTGGCACTTGGCGCGGCCGCAGGTTTTGGTACAGCAATGACTTTTATGGCAATTGGATCCGAGTCAAGTGCGTTGATGACAATGGTCATGATGAGGGCAACAACATTTATCGTAACAATTTTCTTAGTTATTAGATATAGAACAGTTGGAAACTTTGAAAAATCTGAGATTCCAGTTCTATTGTTTATCGGCGTATCAGATTTCTTAGCAAATCTTTTACTTGGCGTAGCCACTAATTTCGGACTAGTTTCACTAGTAATGGTTCTTGGTTCAATTTATCCAATTGTTACAGCGCTACTGGCCTTTATAATATTAAAAGAGCGGTTACATCGAGTTCAATACGTGGGAATTGTCTTTGCAGTTGCCGGAGTAGCACTTATTTCTGCTTCTTAA
- a CDS encoding HRDC domain-containing protein encodes MSETTPQTPEALPLLTPAEGVPPVVDTEEKFLQLLDALKNGSGPFAVDAERASGYKYSSRAYLIQIKREGGGLHLIDPIPFGPGHALFTQLNELFNTDEVILHASTQDLPCLREVGINPSKLFDTELGGRIAGLPRVGLGPLLESLMGVSLAKEHSAVDWSTRPLPHDWLNYAALDVELLIPLRNKMYELLSDAKKWKWAEEEFASILLAPPAPPRIDPWRRTSGMHKIKKRDQLAVIKNLWIARNEIAQANDVSSGKLLNDAGIIELAIHKPMTKKDVEKTLRPIGMRARWSENMSTWIAAIESAVNTPEDQWPPMKSGADTLPPIKLWRERFPEKYAPLTHARFAVETLAHDLSIPAENLISPEVIRRICWAPPAASTAALDAAAVAQAMATLGARAWQIEIVAAPVATALLEREPREIPLPETPESEPAVD; translated from the coding sequence ATGAGCGAAACAACGCCACAAACTCCTGAGGCTCTGCCTTTACTGACGCCAGCAGAAGGCGTCCCGCCCGTTGTCGATACTGAGGAAAAATTTCTTCAACTCTTGGATGCTTTAAAAAATGGAAGTGGGCCATTTGCAGTCGATGCCGAACGAGCATCTGGATATAAATACAGCTCACGTGCATATCTGATTCAAATCAAAAGAGAGGGTGGCGGATTACATCTAATAGATCCAATTCCTTTTGGTCCGGGCCATGCACTTTTTACTCAACTCAATGAACTTTTCAATACTGATGAAGTCATTTTGCACGCCAGCACCCAAGATCTTCCATGCTTACGAGAAGTAGGAATAAATCCTTCAAAGTTATTTGATACTGAACTAGGTGGGCGAATAGCAGGATTGCCCCGAGTTGGTTTAGGCCCACTTCTTGAATCCTTGATGGGCGTTTCCCTAGCAAAAGAGCACTCTGCAGTTGATTGGTCTACCCGTCCTTTGCCCCATGACTGGCTCAATTACGCAGCTTTAGATGTTGAATTATTGATTCCACTTCGAAACAAAATGTATGAATTACTCAGTGATGCAAAGAAGTGGAAATGGGCTGAAGAAGAATTCGCATCAATTTTATTAGCACCACCTGCTCCCCCTCGCATTGATCCATGGCGACGGACTTCAGGCATGCATAAGATTAAAAAACGCGACCAGCTCGCAGTAATCAAAAACTTATGGATTGCCCGAAATGAAATCGCACAGGCTAATGATGTTTCTAGTGGGAAACTTCTCAACGATGCCGGAATTATTGAATTAGCAATTCACAAACCCATGACAAAAAAAGATGTTGAAAAAACACTACGCCCTATAGGAATGCGAGCGCGGTGGTCAGAAAATATGTCTACGTGGATTGCTGCCATCGAATCTGCGGTAAATACTCCAGAAGATCAGTGGCCGCCGATGAAATCCGGAGCCGACACCTTGCCCCCAATTAAGTTGTGGCGAGAAAGATTTCCAGAAAAATACGCACCCCTTACCCATGCACGATTTGCAGTTGAAACTCTGGCCCACGACTTATCAATTCCTGCTGAGAACCTAATCTCCCCTGAAGTTATCCGGCGCATATGTTGGGCGCCCCCTGCTGCAAGTACTGCCGCCCTTGATGCGGCCGCGGTTGCACAAGCCATGGCAACACTGGGTGCCAGGGCCTGGCAGATCGAAATCGTGGCCGCCCCCGTTGCCACAGCCCTTCTTGAGCGCGAACCAAGGGAAATCCCCCTGCCCGAGACGCCGGAATCTGAGCCAGCCGTAGATTGA